The proteins below are encoded in one region of Amycolatopsis acidiphila:
- a CDS encoding ROK family protein: protein MSELVLGIDFGGTKVAIGVADRAGSLLRQVRLDTEAALGAEQVVSRALTAARDLLDGREPAAVGVVSPGIVLPEEILLAPNVPGWQHLRLRELVAAEFGAPIAVGTDVKAAGLAEARWGALVDADPAVFLSLGTGVAAAILVGGRVLTGANGAAGEIGYNLVGDGDEGFAAGAAPLEETVGGRGLGLRASAALGRPVTAAELFALARRDPAAKELVSRALDELSLHVANLAIALDPRRVAVGGGFAGSNDVILPALRQRLAQAVPFPPDVVAARFADDGALRGAIALTG from the coding sequence GTGAGCGAACTCGTTCTGGGCATCGACTTCGGCGGCACGAAGGTCGCGATCGGGGTCGCGGACCGGGCCGGCAGCCTCCTGCGCCAGGTCCGGCTGGACACCGAGGCCGCACTCGGGGCGGAGCAGGTCGTGTCGCGGGCGTTGACCGCCGCGCGCGACCTGCTCGACGGGCGCGAACCCGCGGCGGTCGGGGTGGTGAGCCCCGGGATCGTGCTGCCGGAGGAGATCCTGCTCGCGCCGAACGTGCCGGGGTGGCAGCACCTGCGGCTGCGCGAGCTGGTCGCCGCGGAGTTCGGCGCACCCATCGCGGTGGGCACGGACGTCAAGGCGGCCGGACTCGCCGAGGCGAGGTGGGGGGCGCTGGTGGACGCGGACCCGGCGGTGTTCCTGTCGCTGGGCACCGGTGTCGCGGCGGCGATCCTCGTCGGCGGCCGGGTGCTGACCGGCGCGAACGGCGCGGCGGGGGAGATCGGGTACAACCTGGTCGGCGACGGCGACGAGGGTTTCGCGGCGGGCGCGGCGCCCCTGGAGGAAACCGTCGGCGGGCGGGGGCTGGGACTGCGCGCGAGCGCCGCGCTCGGCCGTCCCGTCACCGCGGCGGAGCTGTTCGCGCTGGCGCGGCGGGATCCGGCGGCGAAGGAGCTGGTGTCGCGGGCGCTCGACGAGCTGTCGCTGCACGTGGCGAACCTGGCCATCGCGCTCGATCCGCGGCGGGTCGCCGTCGGCGGTGGGTTCGCGGGCTCGAACGACGTCATCCTGCCGGCGCTGCGGCAGCGGCTCGCGCAGGCCGTGCCGTTCCCGCCGGATGTGGTGGCCGCCCGCTTCGCGGACGACGGCGCCCTGCGCGGGGCGATCGCCCTCACTGGGTAA
- a CDS encoding MaoC family dehydratase N-terminal domain-containing protein yields the protein MALDQSFIGRSYPPTSTYEVGREKIREFADAIGDGNPLYRDPEAARAAGHPDVIAPPTFLTVINLAAINTIVDDPELGLDYSRMVHGDQSFRHTRPVRAGDRLQLTTFVEDIMTRAGNDFLTVRGEITDAEGEPVCTTRAQLVVRGEGA from the coding sequence GTGGCACTGGACCAGTCGTTCATCGGGCGCAGCTATCCGCCGACCAGCACCTACGAGGTCGGGCGGGAGAAGATCCGCGAGTTCGCCGACGCCATCGGCGACGGCAACCCGCTCTACCGCGACCCCGAGGCGGCCAGGGCGGCCGGGCACCCGGACGTGATCGCGCCGCCGACGTTCCTGACGGTCATCAACCTGGCCGCCATCAACACCATCGTCGACGACCCCGAGCTGGGTCTGGACTACTCGCGGATGGTGCACGGCGACCAGAGCTTCCGGCACACCCGCCCCGTGCGTGCGGGCGACCGGCTCCAGCTGACGACGTTCGTCGAGGACATCATGACCCGCGCCGGGAACGACTTCCTGACCGTGCGCGGGGAGATCACCGACGCCGAGGGCGAGCCGGTGTGCACGACGCGCGCGCAGCTCGTCGTCCGAGGGGAAGGTGCCTGA
- a CDS encoding MaoC family dehydratase yields the protein MSWAVGDELPPLQVQVTRERLVRYAGAALDFNPIHWNERFAKQVGLPDVIAHGMLTMALGGRLVTDWLGDPSRLLEYGCRFTRPVVVPDDDKGALVEFTGKVGEVRDDGTVRVDITARFDGKTVLGKATAVVR from the coding sequence ATGAGCTGGGCCGTGGGTGACGAGCTGCCGCCGCTGCAGGTGCAGGTGACGCGGGAACGGCTGGTCCGCTACGCCGGGGCGGCGCTGGACTTCAACCCGATCCACTGGAACGAGCGCTTCGCGAAGCAGGTGGGCCTGCCGGACGTGATCGCGCACGGGATGCTGACGATGGCGCTCGGGGGCAGGCTGGTGACGGACTGGCTGGGCGACCCGTCGCGCCTGCTCGAGTACGGCTGCCGGTTCACCCGCCCGGTCGTGGTTCCCGATGACGACAAGGGTGCGCTGGTCGAGTTCACCGGCAAGGTCGGCGAGGTCCGCGACGACGGCACGGTTCGCGTCGACATCACGGCGAGGTTCGACGGGAAGACGGTGCTGGGCAAGGCGACTGCGGTCGTGCGCTGA
- a CDS encoding SGNH/GDSL hydrolase family protein has product MGRKLAVGLVLLVLVAGGIGFGYYRSQQGSSTTAPAPSAPVESGRYVALGDSYTSAPGTGNPAGGPPGCARSDNNYPHLVAARLHAASFADVSCSGATTADLTRAQRTDNGVNPPQLDAVTPDTTLVTVGIGGNDLGFIGLLQQCGTQDPNAAPCRNRFTTGGRDRLAERIDATAPKIAEVLAAVHQKAPKAQVLLVGYPTVLPDGDGCWPFLPLVPADVAYVREIATRFNAMLAAQAKAHQAGYVDTAAPSKGHDLCQKAATKWVEDLVPSSPAAALHPNARGEQGMAEAVLRVVE; this is encoded by the coding sequence CTGGGCAGGAAGCTCGCGGTCGGCCTGGTCCTGCTGGTGCTCGTCGCCGGCGGGATCGGGTTCGGCTACTACCGGTCGCAACAGGGCTCGTCGACGACTGCACCGGCGCCTTCCGCCCCGGTGGAGTCGGGCCGGTACGTCGCGCTCGGCGACTCCTACACCTCGGCGCCCGGCACGGGTAACCCGGCGGGCGGCCCGCCCGGCTGCGCCCGCTCCGACAACAACTACCCGCACCTGGTCGCCGCCCGGCTGCACGCCGCGTCGTTCGCCGACGTGAGCTGCAGCGGCGCGACCACGGCGGATCTGACCCGGGCGCAGCGGACGGACAACGGGGTCAACCCGCCGCAGCTCGACGCGGTCACCCCGGACACGACACTGGTGACCGTGGGCATCGGCGGCAACGACCTGGGGTTCATCGGGTTGCTGCAGCAGTGCGGCACCCAGGACCCGAACGCGGCGCCGTGCCGGAACCGGTTCACCACGGGCGGTCGCGACCGGCTGGCGGAGCGGATCGACGCGACGGCGCCGAAGATCGCCGAGGTGCTCGCGGCCGTTCACCAGAAGGCGCCCAAGGCGCAGGTCCTGCTGGTCGGCTACCCGACTGTGCTGCCCGACGGCGACGGTTGCTGGCCGTTCCTGCCGCTGGTGCCCGCGGACGTCGCGTACGTGCGCGAGATCGCGACCCGGTTCAACGCGATGTTGGCGGCGCAGGCGAAGGCGCACCAGGCGGGGTACGTCGACACCGCCGCGCCCAGCAAGGGGCACGACCTGTGCCAGAAGGCGGCGACGAAGTGGGTCGAGGACCTCGTGCCGTCCTCCCCCGCCGCCGCACTGCACCCGAACGCGCGGGGCGAGCAGGGCATGGCCGAGGCGGTGCTGCGGGTGGTGGAGTGA
- a CDS encoding pyridoxal phosphate-dependent aminotransferase has translation MTSPATATRPRISARIAGITPSATLAVDAKVKALKAEGRPVIGFGAGQPDFPTPDYVVEAAAAAVRDRANHGYTAAAGLPEFREALAAKTLRDSGLSAEPSQILVTNGGKQAVYSAFATLLDPGDEVLLLAPYWTTYPESIKLAGGIPVQVTADESTDYLVSVEQLEAARTERTKVLLFNSPSNPTGSVYPRELIEEIGKWAYEHGIWVVTDEIYEHLVYDDAKNYSLPVVVPEMADRTLVLNGVAKTYSMTGWRVGWIIGPQDVIKAASSYQTHLCGNVANVAQRAALAAVAGPLDIVHEMRAAFDVRRKKIVSMLSEIPGFECPTPKGAFYAYPSVKGVLGKEIRGERPKDTLELADLILRAAEVAVVPGEAFGTPGYFRFSYALAESDLVEGVQRVGNLLAEAK, from the coding sequence ATGACCTCTCCCGCAACCGCCACCCGCCCGCGCATCTCGGCCCGCATCGCCGGCATCACGCCGTCGGCGACCCTCGCGGTGGATGCGAAGGTCAAGGCGCTCAAGGCCGAGGGCCGCCCGGTGATCGGCTTCGGCGCGGGACAGCCCGACTTCCCCACGCCGGACTACGTCGTCGAGGCCGCCGCCGCCGCCGTGCGCGACCGGGCCAACCACGGCTACACCGCCGCCGCCGGCCTCCCCGAGTTCCGCGAGGCGCTGGCGGCGAAGACGCTGCGCGACTCCGGTTTGTCGGCCGAGCCGTCCCAGATCCTCGTGACCAACGGTGGCAAGCAGGCCGTTTATTCCGCGTTCGCCACGCTGCTCGACCCGGGCGACGAGGTGCTGCTGCTCGCCCCGTACTGGACCACCTACCCCGAGTCGATCAAGCTCGCCGGCGGCATCCCGGTGCAGGTCACCGCGGACGAGTCCACCGACTACCTGGTCTCGGTCGAGCAGCTCGAGGCCGCGCGCACCGAGCGCACGAAGGTGCTGCTGTTCAACTCGCCGTCGAACCCGACCGGGTCGGTCTACCCGCGCGAGCTGATCGAGGAGATCGGCAAGTGGGCCTACGAGCACGGCATCTGGGTCGTCACCGACGAGATCTACGAGCACCTGGTCTACGACGACGCGAAGAACTACTCGCTGCCGGTCGTGGTGCCCGAGATGGCCGACCGGACCCTGGTGCTCAACGGCGTCGCGAAGACCTACTCGATGACCGGCTGGCGCGTCGGCTGGATCATCGGGCCGCAGGACGTGATCAAGGCCGCGTCGAGCTACCAGACGCACCTGTGCGGCAACGTGGCGAACGTGGCACAGCGCGCCGCGCTGGCCGCCGTCGCCGGGCCGCTGGACATCGTGCACGAGATGCGTGCCGCGTTCGACGTGCGCCGCAAGAAGATCGTGTCGATGCTCTCGGAGATCCCCGGCTTCGAGTGCCCGACGCCGAAGGGCGCGTTCTACGCGTACCCGTCGGTGAAGGGCGTGCTGGGCAAGGAGATCCGCGGCGAGCGGCCGAAGGACACGCTCGAGCTGGCGGATCTGATCCTGCGCGCGGCCGAGGTCGCGGTCGTGCCGGGTGAGGCGTTCGGCACCCCCGGCTACTTCCGGTTCTCCTACGCGCTGGCCGAGTCGGACCTGGTCGAGGGCGTGCAGCGGGTCGGCAACCTGCTGGCCGAGGCGAAGTAG
- the secE gene encoding preprotein translocase subunit SecE, protein MSDSDAGGEQEQESKPTPRPVTAAARRERRASARPAGKAAAKDADKARPAKAASSTDGATKAEVKKGRATPKRDRKEKKPSLVARLVRFAREVWAELRKVIWPTRNQMVTYTSVVLVFVAFMVALVYLLDFVFRKGVFWLFG, encoded by the coding sequence GTGAGCGACAGCGACGCCGGCGGCGAGCAGGAACAGGAGTCCAAGCCGACTCCTCGCCCGGTCACCGCCGCGGCTCGGCGTGAGCGGCGCGCCTCCGCACGCCCGGCGGGCAAGGCCGCGGCCAAGGACGCCGACAAGGCGCGCCCCGCGAAGGCCGCGTCCTCGACCGACGGCGCGACGAAGGCCGAGGTCAAGAAGGGCCGGGCGACCCCGAAACGGGACCGCAAGGAGAAGAAGCCCTCGCTGGTGGCGAGGCTGGTGCGGTTCGCCCGCGAGGTGTGGGCCGAGCTGCGCAAGGTCATCTGGCCGACGCGCAACCAGATGGTCACCTACACCTCCGTGGTGCTGGTCTTCGTGGCTTTCATGGTCGCGTTGGTCTACTTGCTGGACTTCGTGTTCCGCAAGGGCGTGTTCTGGCTGTTCGGCTGA
- the nusG gene encoding transcription termination/antitermination protein NusG, whose product MTSENGVTAGDEFDEPVEPANEAGEDTAEAQADLEPAAEDAAVAETEPVADAVAEADPVAETEPVADAVAEADPVAETEPGADDEDPVAKLRAELQALPGEWYVVHSYAGYENKVKNNLETRTQTLDVEDFIFQIEVPTEEVTEIKNGQRKQVQRKVLPGYILVRMELNDASWSAVRNTPGVTGFVGATSKPSPLTIDEVLKFLAPKVEKPVAAKAKGDAASAEASLGGTPVEVDFEVGESVTVMDGPFATLPATISEVNADGQKLKVLVSIFGRETPVELSFTQVSKI is encoded by the coding sequence GTGACCTCCGAGAACGGTGTGACAGCCGGCGACGAGTTTGACGAGCCGGTGGAGCCCGCGAACGAGGCAGGCGAGGACACCGCCGAGGCGCAGGCCGACCTCGAGCCCGCCGCGGAGGACGCCGCCGTCGCCGAGACCGAGCCCGTGGCCGACGCCGTGGCCGAGGCCGACCCCGTCGCCGAGACCGAGCCCGTGGCCGACGCCGTGGCCGAGGCCGACCCCGTCGCCGAGACGGAGCCCGGGGCCGACGACGAGGACCCGGTGGCCAAGCTCCGCGCGGAGCTGCAAGCCCTGCCCGGCGAGTGGTACGTCGTGCACTCGTACGCCGGCTACGAGAACAAGGTCAAGAACAACCTCGAGACCCGGACCCAGACCCTGGACGTCGAGGACTTCATCTTCCAGATCGAGGTGCCCACCGAGGAGGTCACCGAGATCAAGAACGGCCAGCGCAAGCAGGTGCAGCGCAAGGTGCTGCCCGGCTACATCCTGGTCCGGATGGAGCTCAACGACGCCTCGTGGAGCGCGGTGCGCAACACCCCCGGTGTCACCGGGTTCGTCGGCGCCACGTCCAAGCCCTCGCCGCTGACCATCGACGAGGTGCTGAAGTTCCTGGCGCCGAAGGTCGAGAAGCCCGTCGCGGCGAAGGCCAAGGGCGACGCGGCGTCGGCCGAGGCGAGCCTGGGCGGTACCCCGGTCGAGGTGGACTTCGAGGTCGGCGAGTCGGTCACCGTCATGGACGGCCCGTTCGCGACCCTGCCCGCGACGATCAGCGAGGTCAACGCCGACGGGCAGAAGCTGAAGGTCCTGGTGTCGATCTTCGGCCGGGAGACCCCGGTCGAGCTGTCGTTCACCCAGGTCTCCAAGATCTGA
- the rplA gene encoding 50S ribosomal protein L1, translating to MAKRSKAYREAAELIDHERLYAPLEAAKLAKETSKVKMDATVEVAVRLGVDPRKADQMVRGTVNLPHGTGKTARVIVFAVGDKAAEAEAAGADAVGSDDLIERIQGGWLDFDAAIATPDQMAKVGRIARILGPRGLMPNPKTGTVTPAVAKAVADIKGGKINFRVDKQANLHLVIGKASFDPEKLVENYAAALDEILRAKPSAAKGRYLKKITFSTTMGPGIPVDPARTRNLLAEDANV from the coding sequence ATGGCTAAGCGCAGCAAGGCCTATCGTGAGGCCGCCGAGCTGATCGACCACGAGCGGCTGTACGCACCGCTCGAGGCGGCGAAGCTCGCCAAGGAGACTTCCAAGGTCAAGATGGACGCCACGGTCGAGGTGGCCGTGCGTCTCGGGGTCGACCCCCGCAAGGCCGACCAGATGGTCCGCGGCACCGTGAACCTGCCGCACGGTACGGGCAAGACCGCCCGCGTGATCGTGTTCGCCGTCGGTGACAAGGCCGCCGAGGCCGAGGCCGCCGGTGCGGACGCGGTCGGCAGCGACGACCTGATCGAGCGCATCCAGGGTGGCTGGCTCGACTTCGACGCCGCGATCGCGACGCCGGACCAGATGGCGAAGGTCGGGCGCATCGCCCGCATCCTCGGCCCGCGTGGCCTGATGCCGAACCCGAAGACCGGCACCGTGACCCCCGCGGTCGCGAAGGCCGTCGCCGACATCAAGGGCGGCAAGATCAACTTCCGGGTCGACAAGCAGGCCAACCTGCACCTGGTGATCGGCAAGGCTTCGTTCGACCCCGAGAAGCTCGTCGAGAACTACGCCGCGGCCCTGGACGAGATCCTGCGGGCCAAGCCGTCCGCCGCGAAGGGCCGGTACCTGAAGAAGATCACCTTCTCCACCACCATGGGCCCGGGCATCCCCGTCGACCCGGCGCGCACCCGCAACCTGCTCGCCGAGGACGCGAACGTCTGA
- the rplJ gene encoding 50S ribosomal protein L10: protein MAKPDKVSAVTEIADRFRNSSATVVTQYNGLSVSQLSQLRRALGTSAKYRVAKNTLVKRAAEDAGIEGLEELFIGPTAIAFVEGEPVDAAKALRDFAKDNNALVIKGGYMDGRALTVTEINQLADLDSREVLLAKAAGAFKAKLSQAAALFQAPAAQVARLAAALEDKRKDESGEAPAES from the coding sequence ATGGCGAAGCCCGACAAGGTGTCTGCCGTTACCGAGATCGCGGACCGGTTCCGCAACAGCTCGGCTACCGTCGTCACCCAGTACAACGGCCTCTCCGTGTCCCAGCTGAGTCAGCTGCGCCGCGCTCTCGGCACCAGTGCCAAGTACCGGGTCGCGAAGAACACCCTCGTGAAGCGTGCCGCTGAGGACGCCGGTATCGAGGGTCTCGAAGAGCTTTTCATCGGTCCGACCGCCATCGCCTTCGTCGAGGGTGAACCGGTCGACGCCGCCAAGGCGCTTCGTGACTTCGCGAAGGACAACAACGCGCTTGTCATCAAGGGCGGCTACATGGATGGCCGCGCCCTCACCGTCACCGAGATCAACCAGCTGGCCGATCTCGACAGCCGTGAGGTCCTGCTCGCCAAGGCGGCAGGCGCGTTCAAGGCGAAGCTGTCCCAGGCCGCCGCGCTGTTCCAGGCGCCGGCTGCCCAGGTCGCTCGCCTCGCCGCTGCGCTGGAGGACAAGCGCAAGGACGAGTCCGGCGAAGCACCGGCCGAGAGCTGA
- the rplL gene encoding 50S ribosomal protein L7/L12: MAKLSTDELLDAFKELTLLELSDFVKKFEETFDVTAAAPVAVAAAAPGAAAAPAEEEKDEFDVVLESAGDKKIQVIKVVREVVSGLGLKEAKDLVESAPKALLEKVDKDAAEAAKEKLEAAGAKISIK, translated from the coding sequence ATGGCGAAGCTGAGCACTGACGAACTGCTCGACGCTTTCAAGGAGCTCACCCTGCTCGAGCTCTCGGACTTCGTGAAGAAGTTCGAGGAGACCTTCGACGTCACCGCCGCCGCCCCGGTCGCCGTCGCGGCCGCCGCCCCCGGTGCTGCCGCCGCCCCGGCCGAGGAGGAGAAGGACGAGTTCGACGTCGTCCTCGAGAGTGCCGGCGACAAGAAGATCCAGGTCATCAAGGTCGTCCGCGAGGTCGTCTCGGGCCTGGGCCTGAAGGAGGCCAAGGACCTCGTCGAGAGCGCGCCGAAGGCCCTGCTGGAGAAGGTCGACAAGGACGCCGCCGAGGCCGCCAAGGAGAAGCTCGAGGCTGCCGGCGCCAAGATCAGCATCAAGTAG
- a CDS encoding ABC transporter ATP-binding protein has protein sequence MGAEVVIEGLTKSFGRQTIWRDVTLTLPPGEVSVMLGPSGTGKSVFLKSMIGLLKPDRGTCVINGVDIVRCSEHKLYETRKLFGVLFQDGALFGSMNLYDNVAFPLREHTKKSESEIRRIVFEKLEMTGLAGAEKKLPGEISGGMRKRAGLARALVLDPEIILVDEPDSGLDPVRTTYISQLFLDVNAQIDATFLIVTHNINLARTVPDNLGMLFRKELVMFGPREVLLTSEEPVVKQFLNGRMDGPIGMSEEKDSATIAAERAMFEAGHHAGGVEEVVGIPPQMQPAPGLPIRQGAIRRKDRVMQIMHKLPAAAQEGIIESLSPEEQQHYGVRPRSAQHPAEQTVQTTPVPQRHRGELPSDEVARIPGASRAEGSHRLHNPGSGGA, from the coding sequence ATGGGTGCCGAGGTGGTCATCGAAGGGCTGACGAAGTCGTTCGGAAGGCAGACCATCTGGCGGGACGTGACGCTGACCCTGCCTCCTGGTGAGGTTTCGGTGATGCTCGGTCCGTCGGGAACCGGTAAGTCCGTGTTCCTCAAGTCGATGATCGGGCTGCTCAAGCCCGACCGTGGCACCTGCGTGATCAACGGGGTGGACATCGTCCGCTGCAGCGAGCACAAGCTGTACGAGACGCGGAAGTTGTTCGGGGTGCTGTTCCAGGACGGCGCGTTGTTCGGTTCGATGAACCTGTACGACAACGTCGCGTTCCCGCTGCGCGAGCACACGAAGAAGTCCGAGTCGGAGATCCGCCGGATCGTCTTCGAGAAGTTGGAGATGACCGGTCTGGCGGGGGCGGAGAAGAAGCTGCCCGGTGAGATCTCCGGTGGTATGCGCAAGCGGGCCGGCCTGGCGCGGGCGCTGGTGCTGGACCCGGAGATCATCCTGGTCGACGAGCCGGACTCGGGTCTGGACCCGGTGCGCACGACCTACATCTCCCAGTTGTTCCTGGACGTGAACGCGCAGATCGACGCGACGTTCCTGATCGTCACGCACAACATCAACCTGGCCCGCACGGTGCCGGACAACCTGGGCATGCTCTTCCGCAAGGAGCTGGTCATGTTCGGGCCGCGCGAGGTGCTGCTGACCAGCGAGGAGCCGGTGGTCAAGCAGTTCCTCAACGGCCGGATGGACGGGCCGATCGGGATGAGCGAGGAGAAGGACTCGGCGACGATCGCCGCCGAGCGGGCGATGTTCGAGGCGGGGCACCACGCCGGTGGCGTCGAGGAGGTCGTCGGCATCCCGCCGCAGATGCAGCCCGCGCCGGGTCTGCCGATTCGCCAGGGCGCCATCCGCCGCAAGGACCGCGTGATGCAGATCATGCACAAGCTGCCGGCGGCCGCGCAGGAGGGGATCATCGAGTCCCTGTCGCCGGAGGAGCAGCAGCACTACGGTGTCCGCCCGCGAAGCGCGCAGCACCCGGCGGAGCAGACCGTCCAGACGACCCCGGTGCCGCAGCGCCACCGCGGTGAGCTGCCCAGCGACGAGGTGGCGCGGATCCCCGGCGCGTCGAGGGCCGAGGGCTCCCACCGGCTGCACAACCCGGGATCGGGTGGGGCATGA
- a CDS encoding MlaE family ABC transporter permease: protein MTSSASPAKIPGAGMLRETGKLFALGLDIIRGFFQRPFQLREFIQQSWFIASVTILPTALVAIPFGAVISLQFGSLARQLGAQSYTGAGSVLATVQQASPLVTALLVAGAGGSAICADIGARTIREEIDAMEVLGVSAVQRLIVPRVLASMLVALLLNGMVSVIGVLGGYFFNVVLQGGTPGAYLASFSALAQLPDLWVGELKALIFGFIAAVVAAYRGLHPSGGPKGVGDAVNQSVVITFLLLFVVNFVITLVYLQIVPGKLS, encoded by the coding sequence ATGACGTCCTCGGCCTCTCCGGCGAAGATCCCGGGCGCCGGGATGCTGCGGGAGACCGGGAAACTGTTCGCTCTCGGGCTGGACATCATCCGCGGGTTCTTCCAGCGGCCGTTCCAGCTGCGGGAGTTCATCCAGCAGTCCTGGTTCATCGCGAGCGTCACGATCCTGCCGACCGCGCTGGTGGCGATCCCCTTCGGTGCGGTCATCTCGCTGCAGTTCGGTTCGCTCGCCCGCCAGCTCGGCGCACAGTCCTACACCGGTGCCGGCAGCGTGCTGGCCACCGTGCAGCAGGCCAGCCCGCTGGTGACCGCGCTGCTGGTCGCGGGGGCGGGCGGCAGCGCCATCTGCGCCGACATCGGTGCCCGCACCATCCGCGAGGAGATCGACGCGATGGAGGTGCTCGGCGTCTCCGCGGTGCAGCGGCTGATCGTGCCGCGCGTGCTCGCGTCGATGCTGGTCGCGCTCCTGCTCAACGGCATGGTCAGCGTGATCGGCGTGCTCGGCGGTTACTTCTTCAACGTGGTCCTGCAGGGCGGGACCCCGGGTGCGTACCTGGCGAGCTTCTCGGCGCTGGCGCAGCTGCCCGACCTGTGGGTCGGTGAGCTGAAAGCGCTGATCTTCGGGTTCATCGCCGCCGTGGTCGCGGCCTACCGCGGGCTGCACCCGTCCGGCGGCCCGAAGGGCGTTGGCGACGCGGTCAACCAGTCCGTGGTCATCACGTTCCTGCTGCTGTTCGTCGTGAACTTCGTGATCACCCTGGTCTACCTGCAGATCGTGCCCGGAAAGTTGAGCTGA
- a CDS encoding MlaE family ABC transporter permease, whose amino-acid sequence MATFGQNAKRIANRPLEVLDNFGDQMSFYARALAWTPRTIRRYTKEVLRLLAEVSFGSGSLAVIGGTVGVMIGLTLFTGVLVGLQGYSALNSIGTSAFTGFLTAFFNTREIAPLVAGLALSATVGAGFTAQLGAMRISEEIDALEVMAVPSLPYLVTTRIIAGFVAVIPLYIIGLLSSYLASRLVVIYIYGQSAGTYDHYFDLFLPPQDVFYSFVKVLIFSVVIILTHCYFGYRASGGPAGVGVAVGRAVRLSIVTVAIINFFIGFAIWGTSTTVRIAG is encoded by the coding sequence ATGGCGACGTTCGGCCAGAACGCGAAACGCATCGCGAATCGGCCCCTCGAGGTTCTGGACAACTTCGGCGACCAGATGTCGTTCTACGCCAGGGCGCTGGCGTGGACCCCGCGGACGATCCGCCGCTACACCAAGGAAGTCCTGCGGCTGCTGGCCGAGGTGAGCTTCGGCTCCGGCTCGCTGGCGGTGATCGGCGGCACGGTCGGCGTGATGATCGGGCTGACCCTGTTCACCGGCGTGCTGGTGGGCCTGCAGGGCTACTCGGCGCTGAACTCGATCGGCACCTCGGCGTTCACCGGCTTCCTGACCGCGTTCTTCAACACCCGCGAGATCGCGCCGCTGGTCGCGGGGCTGGCGCTCTCGGCGACGGTCGGCGCGGGCTTCACCGCGCAGCTGGGCGCGATGCGGATCTCCGAGGAGATCGACGCGCTCGAGGTGATGGCGGTGCCGAGCCTGCCGTACCTGGTCACCACCCGGATCATCGCCGGTTTCGTCGCGGTCATCCCGCTCTACATCATCGGGCTGCTGTCGTCCTATCTCGCCTCGAGACTCGTGGTCATCTACATCTACGGCCAGTCGGCGGGCACCTACGACCACTACTTCGATCTCTTCCTGCCACCACAGGACGTCTTCTACTCGTTCGTCAAGGTGCTGATCTTCAGCGTCGTGATCATCCTGACCCACTGCTACTTCGGCTACCGGGCCTCCGGCGGTCCGGCCGGCGTGGGCGTGGCGGTGGGCCGCGCGGTCCGGCTGAGCATCGTGACCGTCGCGATCATCAACTTCTTCATCGGCTTCGCCATCTGGGGCACCTCGACGACGGTGAGGATCGCGGGATGA